Proteins encoded within one genomic window of Macrobrachium nipponense isolate FS-2020 chromosome 8, ASM1510439v2, whole genome shotgun sequence:
- the LOC135222936 gene encoding organic cation transporter protein-like isoform X3, with protein sequence MINFDSVLDSIGEFGPYSRRVFALSCIVPIISAPAAVQQTFVGFISPHRCWVPNCDSDNSTYNASFLDYTIPFNEGKDQYEECEMFDLKDPEDNSTCTVADFDQSAPPVKCSKWVYDTELFTSTTVTDFDLTCDRSFLGPLAGSMYMLGMLLGAIIIGDFADRFGRKYGILVSVVLLGGGGVLSAVSPNYVMFLIMRFFTGAGGVGLFQVTFVLAVEFIGAKWRTFCGIIIEVPFALGEATTGVLAIFIREWRWLQVAITAPAFLLVSYMWIMPESVRWLVSQGRRGEAIKIIEKAAKVNGVEVPKHLLEDPSAEISTVDGSLSLANSKAELVSDDVTDIQPKQKRTVFDLLKKPNMRKRSFNMFFCWAVCTLVYYGLSSNSGNLGGNIFVNFILTMLIEIPSYIFSYLVLDRMGRKGTLSFVLLLGGIACFVSGFIPEEIGWLIVTLSLVGKFGIAAAFAIVYVYSAEIFPTEYRSVGIGACSMCARVGGLIAPFIAYSAKTYKPLPLLIFGALSIISGTLIVLLPETVGCELPQTLQESEDFGKDQSIWYFSCCSRKTESPSSVVTPEGSSERNEKTGE encoded by the exons atgCTGGGTACCAAACTGTGATAGTGACAACTCCACTTACAATGCAAGTTTCTTGGATTACACAATACCTTTTAATGAGGGGAAGGATCAATATGAAGAGTGTGAAATGTTTGACCTCAAGGATCCTGAAGATAATTCAACCTGTACAGTCGCAGACTTTGACCAAAGCGCGCCGCCAGTTAAATGTTCCAAATGGGTCTATGATACGGAGCTGTTCACGTCGACCACTGTTACTGAT TTTGACCTGACCTGCGACAGAAGCTTCCTTGGTCCCCTCGCTGGTTCCATGTACATGCTGGGGATGTTGCTTGGCGCCATCATCATCGGTGACTTCGCTGATCGCTTCGGTCGGAAGTATGGGATCCTCGTGTCTGTGGTGTTGCTGGGTGGCGGCGGTGTACTCAGCGCCGTTTCGCCCAACTACGTCATGTTCCTCATAATGAGGTTCTTCACTGGTGCCGGTGGCGTTGGACTTTTCCAAGTCACGTTTGTCCTAG CCGTCGAATTTATTGGTGCCAAGTGGAGAACATTTTGTGGCATTATCATTGAAGTTCCTTTCGCGTTAGGCGAGGCCACGACTGGTGTCCTGGCCATTTTCATTCGAGAGTGGCGATGGCTTCAGGTAGCAATCACGGCTCCAGCCTTCCTACTTGTCTCATACATGTG gaTAATGCCAGAAAGTGTTCGTTGGTTGGTATCGCAAGGAAGAAGAGGTGAAGCAATCAAGATCATTGAGAAAGCAGCAAAAGTCAATGGGGTAGAAGTTCCGAAGCATCTCCTAGAGGATCCAAGTGCAGAG ATATCAACAGTTGATGGCAGTTTGTCTCTTGCAAATAGCAAAGCTGAGCTTGTTTCTGATGATGTCACCGACATACAACCTAAACAAAAGAGGACCGTCTTTGACCTTTTGAAGAAACCCAATATGAGGAAGCGTTCGTTTAACATGTTCTTCTGTTG GGCAGTGTGCACTCTAGTTTACTACGGACTTTCTAGCAACTCCGGTAACCTTGGTGGAAATATTTTTGTGAACTTCATTCTTACCATGTTGATTGAGATACCATCTTATATATTCAGCTACTTAGTTCTTGACAG AATGGGCAGGAAAGGCACACTCTCCTTTGTTCTTTTGCTTGGTGGCATCGCTTGCTTCGTGTCCGGATTTATCCCAGAAG AGATTGGATGGCTGATTGTGACCTTGAGCCTTGTGGGTAAATTTGGTATTGCTGCTGCCTTTGCTATCGTCTATGTCTATTCAGCCGAGATTTTCCCAACGGAGTACAGAAGTGTGGGTATTGGCGCATGTTCCATGTGTGCCCGAGTTGGTGGATTAATAGCACCATTTATCGCATATTCA gcTAAAACATATAAGCCATTACCTCTTCTCATTTTTGGGGCTCTGTCAATTATCTCCGGAACCTTAATTGTCTTACTGCCTGAGACTGTGGGCTGTGAATTACCTCAAACTTTGCAAGAGAGTGAAGACTTTGGCAA ggACCAGTCTATATGGTATTTCTCCTGTTGTAGTAGAAAAACAGAGTCGCCATCTTCTGTCGTAACTCCTGAGGGATCAtctgaaaggaatgaaaaaacaGGAGAGTGA